Proteins from a single region of Mailhella massiliensis:
- the thiH gene encoding 2-iminoacetate synthase ThiH, producing MNHPVLADHFAPGEAHFDEFLAEWPRERRAALAAAATKRDVLAALEKDVLHPEDFMALLSPAAEPFLEQMAQRSREITLRFFGRAVNIFSPLYISDICTNHCRYCGFNADNHQKRRHLTVDEAAAEAFALADAGISHILLLTGDARHIASPEYIAEVAARIKPRFASVSVEVYSLTLEEYRLLLRSGVDSMTMFQETYNRELYEWLHPAGPKHDFLWRLNTPARAAKAGLHGVGLGALMGLDEFIHDAFCTGLHAWWIQKHFPGVDVGLSVPRMCPHEGSFEVKHAVSDRQFVQYITALRCFLPRCSITVSSRESASMRNHIVPIGVTRVSAGVSTAVGGRVVEAENSGQFDISDHRSVPEMIHDLAALGYQAVTKDWEGCDF from the coding sequence ATGAATCATCCCGTTCTGGCAGATCATTTCGCGCCGGGAGAGGCGCATTTCGACGAATTTCTGGCCGAATGGCCGCGCGAACGCCGTGCGGCTCTCGCCGCGGCCGCCACAAAACGCGACGTTCTCGCCGCGCTGGAAAAGGACGTTCTTCATCCCGAAGACTTCATGGCCCTGCTTTCTCCGGCGGCCGAACCCTTTCTGGAGCAGATGGCGCAGCGTTCCCGGGAAATCACGCTCCGCTTCTTCGGCCGGGCGGTCAACATCTTCTCTCCGCTGTATATTTCCGACATCTGCACCAATCACTGCCGCTACTGCGGCTTCAATGCCGACAATCATCAGAAGCGCCGCCACCTCACCGTGGACGAAGCGGCGGCCGAAGCCTTTGCCCTGGCGGACGCGGGCATAAGCCACATTCTGCTTCTTACGGGGGATGCAAGGCACATCGCCTCCCCCGAATACATCGCGGAAGTGGCCGCACGCATCAAGCCGCGCTTCGCCTCCGTCAGCGTGGAAGTCTATTCCCTTACACTGGAAGAATACCGCCTGCTGCTCCGCAGCGGTGTGGACAGCATGACCATGTTCCAGGAAACCTACAACCGGGAACTGTATGAATGGCTGCACCCGGCAGGCCCCAAGCATGATTTTCTGTGGCGGCTGAACACCCCCGCCCGCGCCGCAAAGGCCGGACTGCACGGCGTGGGGCTGGGCGCGCTCATGGGACTTGACGAGTTCATTCACGACGCCTTCTGCACAGGCCTCCACGCCTGGTGGATTCAGAAGCATTTCCCCGGCGTGGATGTAGGCCTCTCCGTACCGCGCATGTGCCCCCATGAAGGAAGCTTCGAGGTGAAACATGCCGTGAGCGACCGGCAGTTCGTGCAGTACATCACCGCCCTGCGCTGCTTCCTGCCCCGCTGCAGCATCACCGTTTCCAGCCGGGAAAGCGCCTCCATGCGCAACCACATCGTGCCCATCGGCGTGACGCGTGTTTCCGCAGGTGTTTCCACAGCCGTGGGCGGCCGCGTGGTGGAAGCGGAAAACTCCGGCCAGTTCGACATTTCCGATCATCGTTCCGTACCGGAAATGATCCATGATCTCGCCGCGCTGGGATATCAGGCCGTCACCAAGGACTGGGAAGGCTGCGACTTTTAG
- a CDS encoding thiazole synthase, which yields MQQDKLVIGGVELTSRLFIGTGKYSDDSLIPAVCEASASQVITVAMRRVDRGGTGVMGHIPSSMRLLPNTSGARNAEEAVRLARLARAAGCGDWIKIEVISDTRHLLPDGYETAKATEILAKEGFTVLPYINPDLYVARACADAGAAAVMPLGAPIGTNRGLRTREMIGILIEEIELPIVVDAGIGRPSQACEAMEMGAAACLVNTGIASSNDPVTMAMAFRRAVEAGRAAYLAGAGAVSSGEAVASSPLTGFLR from the coding sequence GCTTGTCATCGGCGGCGTGGAACTCACAAGCCGCCTTTTCATCGGCACCGGAAAATACAGCGACGATTCCCTCATCCCGGCAGTATGCGAAGCCAGCGCCTCGCAGGTCATCACCGTGGCCATGCGCCGCGTGGACAGGGGCGGCACGGGCGTCATGGGGCATATCCCCTCTTCCATGCGCCTTCTGCCCAACACCTCGGGCGCGCGCAACGCGGAAGAAGCCGTGCGCCTTGCCCGGCTGGCCCGCGCGGCAGGCTGCGGCGACTGGATCAAGATCGAGGTCATTTCCGATACGCGCCATCTCCTGCCCGACGGCTACGAAACCGCAAAGGCCACGGAAATTCTGGCGAAGGAAGGATTCACCGTTCTTCCCTACATCAACCCCGATCTCTATGTGGCCCGCGCCTGTGCGGACGCCGGGGCCGCGGCCGTCATGCCTCTCGGCGCGCCCATCGGCACCAACCGGGGCCTGCGTACCAGGGAAATGATCGGCATTCTCATCGAGGAAATCGAACTTCCCATCGTGGTGGACGCAGGCATCGGCCGTCCCTCGCAGGCCTGCGAGGCCATGGAAATGGGCGCCGCGGCCTGCCTGGTCAATACCGGCATCGCTTCTTCCAACGATCCCGTCACCATGGCCATGGCCTTCCGCCGCGCCGTGGAAGCGGGCCGCGCCGCATACCTTGCCGGAGCGGGAGCCGTAAGCAGCGGCGAAGCCGTGGCTTCCTCCCCTCTGACGGGCTTTCTGCGCTGA